The genomic region ACTGCCTACGTAGCACATCCGTCATCAGGTACTTATTAGCAGTCGCAGGGATACCATTCACCTCGTTAAACGATGCCATCACCGAGCCTACGCCTGCGTCAATAGCAGCCTTATAAGGCGGTAGATAAGCATTCCAAAGGGTGTGCTGTGAGAGTTCAGCAGTGTTGTAGTCGCGCCCCGATTCGCTAGCACCATAAGCTGCAAAGTGCTTTACGCAAGCAAGGACAGTATTCGTCTTCGAGAGGCTATGCCAATCGCTACCGCCCTGAAAGCCTTCCACGCGTGCTTTGGCAATAGCACTGCCAAGAAAAGGATCTTCGCCAGCACCTTCCATCACACGCCCCCAACGCGGATCGCGGGTGATATCCACCATAGGGGCAAACGTCCACTTGATACCGTCAGCAGCCGCTTCTTCTGCAGCGATGGCAGCTGTCTTCTTCATCAGCTCCAAATCCCAAGAGCAGGCTTCGGCAAGCGGCATCGGGAAAATCGTTTTATAACCGTGTATCACATCGTAACCGAAGAGGATCGGAATGCCCAAGCGGGTTTTCTTCACCGCTATCTCTTGCATCTTGCGAACGCCTGGCACGGTTACTGCATTGAACACACTGCCCACTAAGCCCTTCTCCAAATAAGGTTGAAAGTCATCGGGCATCACAGGTCCTGTAACGTCCCAATTGGCAGAAAACTGCGACATCTGCCCGATCTTCTCCTCTAAGGTCATCAGGGCAAGCACCGAGTCTACCTTGCGCTCAATGTTCTTATCGCCGCTGAAGCTCTGCCATTTCGAAGAGCCTGAAGGCGATGAGCACGCCAGCACTAAGCTCAGCACGCCACCCGCCAAAAGCGTTTTAGTTGTATACTTCTTAAGTTTCATCATCTATTTGACTTTAAAATTTAACTTCTTTAAGCCCTCTTGCACTTCGGGGCAACTCATAAAGAGTTTCCACAACAAGCCCGTGCGATGGTTCTCAATCATCGGAGCGATGGTCAGCTGGTCGATGGCCAAATAACGCTCAGGATACCACTCCGCTTGCTCACTGAAAGCATCGTAGAAGCCGTATTTACCCCATAGCTTATCGCCCAAGTCGTTGTAAAAATGCTTTAAAGCAGCCATTGACTCCTCTGGGGTATACGGAAAGCTCGATAGGGCTGCCGTAGGCACGATCACCCCCAGATCATTCTGCGGACTGTGGGCTGAATATCCATTTACAGAGTAGCTCGCTGTAAGCCCCCAGCAGTTCTTGCCGTAGCCCTTGTAGTGCTTAGGGTTTTGCACACAATAAGTGTAGTTAATCAGCGTATGATTGCGGTTCAAATCCCAGTATGACGATGCGTAATCATCACTCAAGCCCTTGGGGTTTAACCCTATATACGAGTAATGCGCCCAGAACAGCGGACCCGTATGGTCGCCCGTAACATTATGCTTTAAGATGAGCGGAAAGCCGTACTCACTCGCACTGCTCTTGATAGCCCCATCACGCGCCCAACCCTTGCGGTACACTTCCGCAGGGATAGCGTGCGTAGGCGAGGAAGCTGCTAAAATATAAGTGATAAAGCACTCATTATAGCCCTTCAAAGGGAAATTCATCTCCCAGCCATAATTCGGACTCCAATGCCAATAAAGCACCTCCTGACCGCCTTGGCGATACCAATCCCACTCCATAGCACGCCACAAAGTGTCGATGCGCTTCGCCAATGCCTGCTCCTCTTTGCTACCATCTTTAAAATACTGACGCACACAGAGTAAGCCCTGCATCAAAAAAGCACTTTCTACCAAATCGCCGCCGTTGTCCTTCTGTCCAAAAGGCACCGTCTTGCCGTCGTTGTCGTTCATCCAATGCGACCATACCCCGTAGTAGCGGTCAGCCTTCTCTAAGAAACTCACGATCTTCTCAAAGCGTTCCAAGCCCTGCCCTCGAGTGATAAAGCCACGTTCTATGCCCACCAACAGCCCTGCAATGCCAAAGCCACTGCCGCCTGTGGTGATCACGTGTGTATCACTGCTGGGCACATCAATATGGATGCGCTCAGGTGCCAAACCCGAATTGGGTGCCGCCCCTTCCCACATATAGTTGAAATGTGCCTTCTGGATATAATCCAAAAAAGCATCATCATTAGTGAA from Capnocytophaga haemolytica harbors:
- a CDS encoding glucoamylase family protein — encoded protein: MKKISYITWILFFILTFASCSCTKEAAKHSNPPKVVPPNEQPTPPTEKPRAVVPREKHFTNDDAFLDYIQKAHFNYMWEGAAPNSGLAPERIHIDVPSSDTHVITTGGSGFGIAGLLVGIERGFITRGQGLERFEKIVSFLEKADRYYGVWSHWMNDNDGKTVPFGQKDNGGDLVESAFLMQGLLCVRQYFKDGSKEEQALAKRIDTLWRAMEWDWYRQGGQEVLYWHWSPNYGWEMNFPLKGYNECFITYILAASSPTHAIPAEVYRKGWARDGAIKSSASEYGFPLILKHNVTGDHTGPLFWAHYSYIGLNPKGLSDDYASSYWDLNRNHTLINYTYCVQNPKHYKGYGKNCWGLTASYSVNGYSAHSPQNDLGVIVPTAALSSFPYTPEESMAALKHFYNDLGDKLWGKYGFYDAFSEQAEWYPERYLAIDQLTIAPMIENHRTGLLWKLFMSCPEVQEGLKKLNFKVK